atgattatatattaccaACAAATctgtagttattttaattagtttgaaCCAAagctaataatgtataatttttttaagaattaaaataatttatgattaaaaataactttatagctatctatgtataatgcatgtatattgtattaataaatatataacctgGCTTAATCAAATAACCAATAAGACAAagcgtattttaaaaaagtattacaaAATGTTAGTATCCAACCATTGCAATGTATTTCTGTTCACCAACATATTATTTCACTAAcctattgaatttatataattcttaaaatgttaaataaataaaatctgaaGTTATTCTTGTTTCAGATAAAGTATAGATTCACTCTTATTTTAAGATTTAGATGTatcagttaaataataattaatacgtataaaaaactacctatagtaaaaaaataatttatattaatttcaattgttttatatGCTCATTAGAACACGAAATCAAACCAGAAGAAATTGGTATGGTGACTTGGGCTGACAAACATCAAATATCGGAAGCAAAAAAACCTTTTATGGCTGTTTATTTGAAGTCCAGAAATGGAGGTAATATAGTTGGTGGTCCCTCTCTTCAAAAACATTATAGACGAAGAAGAAGGAAAACTGTTGAAAGTAGTTACAACTCAAACCCATTTCAAAGTAAGCcagattattttaagtttttatcacTTCTGACCATCCAGAAGCCCAGTTTTTTGTTACGGTGctatatggttttataaaaattgcgTTGACTAGAACCAAATTAACTAActtattatgtaatacctatatctgctttaaacaatttgtttattgtaataatgtaaacttagataaataataactttaccAATAACGGACTTggtttatataactatatcgaatatatttagatataataaatgtactgaTACTAGTGTATTTTTACAGGGCTGAGGCGTCctcatataggtatttaaaaagatTTTCCAGCATTTTCTATTACTGTCTCTGTTTATCGTTAAACtcttgttttattgttttaagtgGTCTCTATCTTCCTCCTAACCCTCCTCTGCCTTtgctgtaactaaaaaaaaaataaaaaaagttagatTCAGTATCTTAAAGAATTATCAGTTTTAcagaatatttgtataaaaaatatcccTGAAAATACATTGAATAAGCTATAAACTTTCTAAATCTAGCTAAATTATCGTTCTTTTAAAAAGTCGTCTTGAcacttataatatgttatagattTGGCGTTTTTTCATAACACTTCCATGTTCTACCCAAGTTATGGCGTTATTACCAAACATTTCCACTTTTTTTCTGAAGTAAcagtactatactatattaatagttTCTAAAATGGTTATCTTCcttattatttcaaaagtttattatggccaatatgttaaaataaaataataatgtgacatttgttctgattattatttgtcaataatatattactcacGGCGTTTATCttaggtaaataaaagtataaacagcTTATATTGCTAAGTAATAACATAAcagttacttttatttgtataataaacaaaaaaatattttaaaattattatttcattacatGCATCCTTTATCAAAAAACTATAAAGGTGGATGGATATGTCTTATACTAAATCAAatagacttatattatatatattgaattttatattgttattgagtTATTGACATATGCATGCGTGTACAAGAGTGGTACTAACATAGaatttcactcacactaataatcatttaaaactaACACTTCGATCCTGGATGGCTAAGACGAGATTAGAAGTTGACTAAATGTTGTCACTTTAGCTGTAGTGAATTCTGTTTACAAtgcttttttgaatttatttaaccaTGGTTTTCAAGCAGAATACAAATCTTTTCTAGCAAAcgttaaacaacattttttttaatcacaattattttaaatagacatagtttatatagttaatattgttcataaatatgaaattgaaaacaataatggcacaaatattaatgttatatttcagATGCAGCAGAAGGGTTTCAATCTAGAAGTTGTCAAATACAAACATTATACGTTAGCTTTAGAGATCTTGAATGGCAGGTAAAGTTTATCATACTTCttgataattttagattttaggtatattatgttaatcatACATTTTCTGCAATTCATAGAATTCAAACTTTttactaagtataaaatatcagaattttttattgcattaaaagCAAAATGTAATGACTATTTCTTGTCAAAATGTTATAACTgcatttcattttgttttaagaaattagATCATTGTAATTTTGGTTACAAACTATGTTGGGAAACTAAGAACattcctatttattttattgacaaataagaagaaaactattaaaaataaactttgtttaaatattttttaaatatattttgcaggATTGGATAATAGCGCCAGATGGTTATGGTGCATTTTATTGCACCGGTGAGTGTAATTTCCCACTCAATGCTCATATGAATGCGACTAACCATGCAATTGTTCAGACATTGGTGCATTTGATGAGTCCTATACAGGTCCCTAAACCATGTTGTGCACCGACAAAAATGGCTCAACAAGCAgtactattttttttggaagataataacgttatattaaaGAAGTATAAGAACATGATAGTTAAAAGTTGTGGGTGCCATTAAAAATTACCcatttgatttaaaacaaaagGTCTATATATATGGCCATTTAAACAAATCTGATATTGACAATTATTTATAGGAAACTTTTTTTACTCCGTTGTCTTAAGATTATCGTTAACTAATGTGTAATTTAACACAACCAACTATGGACacagataagaaaaaaacttaacaatttctatattaaattttttagggtatagtaatattttattaacagtaaaagtgtatattttaaattgatcatatttaaattaacaatatttttcataatactaTAAACACTTGGAATCTAATtcactaattataaaatttgatagtGTTAAACACGAATTAgaatcaatttaaattacaaagataAACAcagtacttttttattttaattagtttgagttaagtaaatataataactattttgaaatCTCTTATTTTAGGAAAAATACAGTAAACTGCCTAACTTTTcttgttgaaaaataatttgttatgtttataattcCTCGTAGCCAAAAGTAACTGATACTTTAGTTAACATCACTAGTGCAATTGCAGGAGGGTGCTTACTGGTGTTAAGCTATAGCAAAATGTATCgacaataataaactattatctttaaaacatataaataaaatttactgttacctaaataaaatttaatttttatcatattaaatattatgttttgaatgatcacaaaataatttaaatataattacataatgacTTAATACtaaacacacatataatatataaataggtatatatcacTTATTGTTATTGCTGTAcaagttaattcaaaattaatacattttatgaggAGTGGAGAGGTCCTTTTCCAAAgcttatattcatttattttagaacattaattttttaatatattctattggatagcatattttataaatatggaattaagttaaaatctatggaaaaaattgtaattcacCTTTCAAACAATACTTAATGTATAGCCTTGTcaaattgtataacttttttccaatttttatttataaattaaataacattccaaattatacatttaatatgtaaatatacaataaattaagtatactgaatattttaaatgagattattattaatttaatcagcTTAATATGATTGGAAACTTTATTtacatttctaataatatttattaattttgataaatggttgttttttattttaatgtatggcTCTTTAATATAGCatgttaagtttaaaaaaactgttacAAAATTAGTATTGCTCAAACTTgttttatctttatattatgtgccttattgaacatttattttgtgtatctatcgataaatatatgtattgtgGTGACACGTATAATActacagttattaataaaataaatagtataacaaTTTTAGGAAACTCAATGAAAAGTAGGCATAGCTATAATCTTTTATGaaagttaaatatttgattaaaaattatcaccaaagttcattatgtacaataatggTGAAATATCAGATATTTATAGAGGTCAAGACTTTATACATCGGTtttatataccaatattttaacttatattgtataaaaattgacAGAATCcatgtaattcaattttttagacTATTTTATACGCTTTGTAAACATTATTGAATAGTTTATGTTTATAGTATCGTTTACATTATATACTACATGCTACAAGATATtagatgttaatattatatatacgtccACTGTCCACTGttcctatacttatattatatgttcacctatttagaaaatttacattaaatattttatagtacttaaaaattatgataatgatttataatataattataatataagagttttcataatatttatacattgtattaaggcaaaaaaaaataatgtacaattcGTCCTAGAGACTCATGACTTTTATAAcgacaatttttttgaaataaatatattgtgatcATACAATTAACTTTggtattgaatacaattatttacaactaACCTAATTTATGATGAAAAATTTGTATTGGAGTGTTTCCAGCCTCTatcttcatatattattttgaaaaaaatacctCTTACTATAAAGAGGAAAGCAGCGCTctatatttatctttttctcTCAAACACATGTGCAATGTAGAAAAAGTTCATTCAACAGAACCAATCTTGTTTTAttagctttaatatttatttattttgaatttcatacAATGAATACTGGGCCAAACAGAAAATTTTTGTGGAGGCTCAgtagtacttataaattaaatatatattatataaggcgTCCCAAAAAGTGCGCAACTTTTAAATCTGctgcaattttttaaatattttgttggcaGCCCTGTTCTTATAATTTCTTATCGACAACAACAAATTAAATCGGAGTAATTATTACTAGCTATTATAGCAGGCTCCGGGGGTGGACATTTTTGGGAGTCGGGCCGATAAATAGAGAATCAGTCGGCCATGACACCTGCGGTACACAGTGTGCACATTGCTATGgcaaaataaagattttttacGTTTGTATAAATGTTCACACTGAGTATAGTAATGATAAGGACCACATTTTTACGTTATCGTGATTACAAGttgtatgtttatgtttattattgttttgtccgTGCCGTTTATAACGTAGACTCGTGACTCCTTTGCActgtattttgaatttgtttgtttgattcaaattttatatttttcaatctaACTGTTTTATTCTGTGCTATCATCATGGTGAATTTATGCATTGTGAAAGAATGCAATAATTCTCGTAAGTTGACTATGAAGAAGTGCAAAATGTTTAAGATAGTTTAACCTAGCCTGTCACtaatgtatatagattataatatattatgtatatgtatctaaatataattttaaaatttagtcgTAAGAATTGGCTGATAAATTACAGTCGTCAAGATTTATTAGAAAAATCATCAGAGCACCATCGGATGTGTGCAGACCATTTCGAGGACAAAATGTACTCAAACCCTGAAAGAACAGGTTTATTGCCTACAGCTGTTCCTACTGatttctgtaatttttttttttcctgttttaaCCGATGACGCCGCGAGATCTGCTTTCGTATTGCTTCCGCGGCGCCGCTAtcgtttatttatcaaatattaatacatacgtGGAGGGCAGACAAGACAGCTTCCCGACTCACCCCAAAACTGATttctgtaattataattttatatattacatattttatactttactgattattatttatttttatagcaatGATCTTTAAAGAACATACTTGCAGTTCTTCATGTGTGAATACTAGTATATCagatctattattatttaataattcagttGCCACGAGTACTCCAACAAAACAAAAGGAGTCAATTTCTATTTCTTGTAAGTTTTTgtcattatgtaaatattattacctactttattagtattatataatatgatatatttttactgttgtagaacacaattaataacacataattataattatatcacttttgtatatattaaacagttatttaaaaacgtttgaatataggtagtatagtaaaaataatttgagcATTGTAATGAAACACCGGTGTCATGATGAcgttaatatcataatatggtcATTAAGGCATTAAAGACGGATGCTTAATAGATAAGTGTACCATTGTACCTCAAATTAAGTTAAACATAGActgaaataatgtaatataataaaattaaaaacaaaataaattaacttaactgaatccttaaaatgaaaaattaattcgttaatttaacgtaaattaaaaaagaaatttagtaagttaacactTTAGGTAATGAAAAgtcaaaagtaactagttaagttaaaaagttaaaattaaactaactttaactttttaactcgttaatgcccagccttgatataAATTGATAATGTTGTTACCGGTGTTCAGTTGTATTATAAGATagatataattctatattattattgatcaaaataaaatagaaataatttactGAGTTTAAACTACAAacggtttaattaatttacatatttagtatttatattttgtttttctttaggTTCACTATCTCCAAGTTCATCATATTCTGCTGATTGTTCGATCTCCTCGTCTTCTCAAACTACTCAAATTACTCAAATTCTCTCATTACATACCCtaagaaagaaaaattatagAGCTGAACTtcgagaaattaaaaataaatacgaacaATTAGAACAGAAAATGAATGCGTTGAGTGAAGAAGTAGCTATGGAAAATAGTGCGAATGCAATAGATGTGACTTCAGTTGAATTGTTTAACATAGTAGTTGAAGCACATTTACCTCCTAACCTGTGCATGGTTATAAAACAGTATGTTGAAATGGGTAAGAGAAAACTTCAGGGCTATCGTTATTCAAGTCAAATTAAGAAGTTGGcactaactatatatttttttggtccgcgtgtgtacacattttttaaatcatttttacaatTGCTCAGTCCAAGAACATTACGCAGAGTCACAGAGAGGATTAATATAGTGCCTGGATTAAATGACATCATATTCGAAACCATGCAATtgaagataaataatttaaaagatgaTGCAAAGGATTGTGTTTTATGCATTGACGAGATGTCAATCAaaaagcatttattttataatctttctCAAGATTATATTGTaggatttaataatttatatgacagAAAAACATACGAACCAGCAAAGTATGTACTCTGTTTTATGTTGAGAAGCATAAATTATGATTGGAAACAACCTATTGCATATCTTTTATTAACAATAGCTGTACTGAAATTCATCTTCAAAATACCATATTTGCCGTAATCACTCGTATCCAAAAGACATCACTTAAAATTAGAGTATTAACAAGCGACCAAGGATCAAAGTTTACTAGTTTTTCCAAAACAATGAATGTGTCATGTGAGCGACCATTCTTTTATGCTAATggccaaaaaatattatatgtatttgatGTACCACATCTACTAAAGTCaacaagaaataattttttcaagtatagtttaacttttttaaatggtaCTACAGACAAAAAATActtgttgatttttataaatcagaCCAGGGCTTTAATCGGCTTGCACCCAAGTTATCTGAAACTCACATCAATCCGGGACCATTTCAGAAAATGAAGGTGAAATATGCAGCTCAAGTTTTTAGCAACACAGTAGCAGCAGCTATGCAATGCTGTGTTCAAGGTGGTTCATTGCCTTTAACTGCAGAAACTACTATAACATTTATCAAGCATATGGACAAATTGTTTGacttattaaattcaaaaaagatCTCTGGTAGTAAAGATTTTAATCGACCATTTAAGAACACGGCTAAACAGAGAGAACATTTACTCCATATGCttgaagtatttaaaaacatgaAAGTTCTGAATACCAAGAAAGTCGATGAAGAAACTGTAATAATTGATGTTACtaagcaaattaaatttttgaatagttggacgatattatttagttcattatcaATGCTGTGGGACGACATAACCAAAACACCGAATTTTTGTTATGCACTTATAGATTTAATCAGGATATCATTGAAAATCTATTAGGTGTCCTGTCCGAATCCGCGCATAGTCGACATATCGATGTTGCACGATCTCAACCGTTGACGTTCGGCAACGTTGTATAGTAATGTATCATAACGTTACGTTATTAACGTATACTCGATATAGTGTGTCAATACGTCTGTGTCACTATATTTCACGCCACTTATACGTCTATAAACCACTTGATTACTTAATTATtgttggttaattttttttttaaatgaatatttctCAAGAGGAATGTCAATCAAAACATGACGCCACCCTGCTACATGTGCTGAAACAAGCATCGATGTTGCAGAAATGCCttcacctattaaaaaaaatcgaaaaggacaggtaagaattttaaaattttttttatttattgaatttataattttattaacttattcttagtattttattcgtaaaaatattttttatatattatataaagggtgtaacagaaagaactgACTAATGCAATAACAtttgttataatcaatattttgaatttttttatatataatttatatttacttgcgctacatataatataatataaaaaaaatatttttattttttaatactgattataaaaatttttaaatttaattaaatgttttttgataAGTTCAATACAACCAATTGTAAATCTGATTAggtataagaacaattttgatggtaaaaatatttatctaagtataatagtttacctactttttaaaattttttaaaatatcaatatttttttgattaaattcatTTGGAacgtaaaaacttttttttaaataaaattttaggaaatttgctaacatgagtatatttcttaaattatttaccactcatattatgttaaaatttttgTCCTactttaagttaagttatttatttatttttttggtcaggtctatctgttacaccttgtatatgTGTTACTTTATTCGTAAATTCTAAATTATGAACgaatcaaaatcatttttatatttaaacgtcgtattatagtatttaaattataattataattaataattattgtttcagtTTGTTGAAAGAGGGCAAAAAcagaatattgttaatttatacaaGTCAAAAAAACATCAACAACCAGACATTAAGTACAAAGAAATAATAGCATCTATTTCAAAAGAAATTGGGATTGGAAAGCGTACAGTGATAACCACAATAAGTGAGTACAAAAATACAGGAAGTCGccatgtaaaacaaaaattcgccccaaaatcaatgataaaattGACGATTTTGACAAAAACGCAATTTGTCAAAAAATGCATGGGTTTTGGTTTAGAGGTGAAATACCAACTTTAAAGAAAATTATCACTGCTATTGATGAGAATCCAGATATTCCGAGTTTACCTAGAACCTGTTTACAGTGGATATTGAaagaattaaattttgaatatacaaAAAGGAATCGGAATAGTGCGCTTACGGAAAGAGGAGATCTCGTTATTTGgcgacaaaaatatattgaggACATAAGACGATATCGGAGAGAAGGTCGTACAATATATTTCCTTGATGAAACGTGGGTAAACGCAGGGGAGTGTAGCAGTAAAGTATGGATTGATACTTCGGTAAAATCTCATAGGGATGCATTCCTGAAAGGACTGTCTACAGGCCCTAAAAATCCAACAGGTAAAGGCAAACGTCTAATAGTTGTCCATATCAGTTCAGCAGATGGTTTCGTCGAGGGTGATCTATTGTGTTTTGAGTCGAAGAAAAACACAGCAGACTACCACGACGAAATAAATAGCGACACATTTTACGAATGGTTTTGTGGAGTTCTGCCCCGATTAAaggaaaatgcaataatagtcATGGACAATGCATCGTACCATTCTATCAAAAAAGACCCAGTTCCTACAATGGCTTGGAAAAAAGACGACATAATAAATTGGTTGAAGTCCAAAGATATTGTTTTCGATAAACCGATGTTGAAATTTCGATTGCTTGATAaggtaaacaaaattaaacctcttcacaataaatatgtaattgatGAAGAAGCTTTGAAAACAAATCGACATGTATTACGTTTGCCACCTTACCATTGTGAACTTAATTCAATAGAACTTGCGTGGTCCGTAGTGAAGAATCATGttaaacagaataatataacatttaacctaaattatgttaaaaaattgcTGATTGAAGGTGTCCAGAAAGTGACTTCTGACATGTGGGCCAATTTCGTTAGTCATACTATCAAAGAAGAAGACAAATTGTATGAAATCGACTTCATCACAGAAAATATGTTGGAAAATGAAGAACCACATATTATGACAATAACTGGTGACACTTCTTCTGATTTTTCTGACGAGTAattcttgtaaaatatattatttataaaagtgacttaaattttttttttgtatttatttactaaatattatgtatatatttttgttatttatacgattgtaaattatattattaatactaacatacctaaattacttttgaaaaatgtgaaatatcacgttatattatacatatgtacttatattatactttaaattttacatgtttTTATACTATCACGTACAATTTTGTAAacgattgaatatttaaaaataaaaataaattttattatagttttaacctcaatatcaacatattatgaattgtatttaaaatccatatattaattaataattaataattattatttgtaaattgtaacattttgaaagcattatgtattataacttaGTGAATTAActcacatttttcatatatttttttttaatagtaaatttaaaaatgaaaatatttaataatattaataattgtttttgattaaaagaaagtatttaaatacatgcatataaataatttagaacataaaagtcattatacaatgaaaaattttgaattttattccttaaatcataatatattttcaattttctatagCTTTGGTGTACAAAACTGTTCATTTATCCGCCTCTTTAGGACATACAGCGCTCCCGGTGGTGACGACTATCtgtagtaaaattttcaaacaagtGACGACACCTTATCAATAAACCTTGGCCGTAGTATGGAAATTACGGAGGGTAGAACAGGGCtgccaacaaaatatttaaaaaggcgGCAGATTTAAAAGTTGTGCACTATATGGGAcaccctatattatatttttaattataattaaatacacacTAAgacattataacaaaaaaagtacAAAAGTTTGAATGATAAGtagtaattaatagtaattatgaAAGTACACAATATTGGAATGAATTTACCTATAATCAcacttaaaggtaagaatattatcagtGGCACCTTATAgggttttaatgatattatcatattttaatcagTAGGTAACAAACATGTAATAAATTACTACTTGAAAATGCCCATGacatgctttaaaattaaaacataaataaaagcATATAAGGTGACCTTCATAATATTAGTTTGATAATCGTTCAATTCACTCAGACTAATAGCAAAACTAATAACACAAGATTGGTTATGCTAAATGCAAATTTTTTATGTTGCATACGGgtcaaagagagaaaaaaaattatgttgtatgtaaatatttattatgtaatttgtaacaataaaaataacataagatTTAATTTCATTCATGGCTGTGTTAGCTGATAAATTATCGCGCCTATtgtcattatacatattttactatattattataaattataatcaatgctaatataatacatagacctataaactaatggacagcgcttaaAAAGAAAGGTCAggagtacaatataatatagagtaaaaTAGAAAagagaataataaaatacagtgtTAGTTTCATAGGTCTATGTTTACTACTTTAAGTTCTTTCTCTCTTTTTTctcttctttctttctcttatatgatCCCCGTGCATTGGGAAGGGTGGAGTGGAATTCGCTGTCCATAagtttataggtatatgatataatattatgttttttcttccGAGTTTAAATTACAGACCAATTTATTAggatatttaacaaaataaattctgctaatattatgcataaaaatGTGATATATTCATTTTTGTGTTGGGGCCTGTTTTGGCACTGGTAAAAATCCTGGTTTCTTAGTAGGGCGTAATTTAGCACTCAATTTAATTGCAGCACTACGTATTTTTGCCATTTTTGAAGTGGACGTTCCTTTGGAACTATTCTTTCTGTAagaacaaaataacattttattaataatattaaaattgattattattattttaagcatggTCCAGACTTATGATACATGGTTCTTTAAATGTCTCTCTGTTAGAAGAACAGTTTATTTACCGCTTATGAGGGGCAATcagaaacatattatgtttctgaCTTATTCTCCTAGGTTTCAACATGAATTTCAATacacaaatttgaaaaacaattttagtttgaatgattttgaatttttataaataataaatattatgtcataaatgtactatagtataaattaaCCATGTGCacttcatattatgtatatatgtaatatatttaatattatattaactgtaaTGTTGCCCCTCTCCCTCCCTACAGGCATtaaggtatttaataaataaatagattttagttgtaaaaaaaaaattagtaagtaCAGATATTggaggatataatatattatatactgtatacaaaataaattatatttaacataccTAACTTTAGATATACtgttaataatacttttaaataaaattagtgtatacaacaaaaaactgtaatttaCTTTTTTCCTTTACTCCTTTTAAAACGTTTGGTTCTTTTATTAGTTGAAGAAGTTGTTTTTCGTTTTCTtccacttaaatttttagtttccatCATTCTGTTGACCATATCTTCATAATATGGAGAATCAACGTTAATTCCTTGACAATATCCATTATTGCTATAACTGTCTTGATTCACTTCAGTAGTTATAATTGCTATTGtatcaaacatatattttattgactttttatttttaaaaacactaatAGTAGGCAATGATATtcttattcataataaaatatgtttggaaatataattatcaaaaaagcATAAATTCCTTTCTTAAATCATTTGGAACTATATAAACAATAGCTAACAAACTATACCTGACTTTTCTGCAGCTGCTTGTTGTGTGATTTCTAAAAGGGGTTGaccaaatttttcaaaattagattTTGTAACGCCGTCGATTTTTAACATGTCTTCTTCATTATTGGGCATCAATTG
This genomic window from Metopolophium dirhodum isolate CAU chromosome 1, ASM1992520v1, whole genome shotgun sequence contains:
- the LOC132935765 gene encoding uncharacterized protein LOC132935765, producing MHGFWFRGEIPTLKKIITAIDENPDIPSLPRTCLQWILKELNFEYTKRNRNSALTERGDLVIWRQKYIEDIRRYRREGRTIYFLDETWVNAGECSSKVWIDTSVKSHRDAFLKGLSTGPKNPTGKGKRLIVVHISSADGFVEGDLLCFESKKNTADYHDEINSDTFYEWFCGVLPRLKENAIIVMDNASYHSIKKDPVPTMAWKKDDIINWLKSKDIVFDKPMLKFRLLDKVNKIKPLHNKYVIDEEALKTNRHVLRLPPYHCELNSIELAWSVVKNHVKQNNITFNLNYVKKLLIEGVQKVTSDMWANFVSHTIKEEDKLYEIDFITENMLENEEPHIMTITGDTSSDFSDE